The Xylophilus rhododendri region GATCGAGCCGCTGGTTCGAACGCGGTTTCGTGAGTTATTCCAACGATGCCAAGCACGACCTGCTGGGCGTGGACCCGGCCCTGATCGCCGCCCACGGCGCAGTCAGCGGCGAGGTGGCCCAGGCCATGGCCGGCGGCGCCATCGCCCATTCGGCGGCCCAGGTGGCCGTGGCAGTGACCGGCGTGGCCGGCCCTGGCGGCGGCACCGAGGCCAAGCCGGTCGGGCTGGTGTGGTTCGGCTTCGCGCTGCCGGACGGCAGGGTGGTGAGCGAATCGCAGCGCTTCGCGGGCGACCGGGCGGCCGTGCGCTCGGCCACGGTGCGCCACGCGCGCGAGCGGCTGCTGGCGCTGTTGCGGTCCTAGTCCGGCTGGCCGCGTTTGGCGCGGTACATGGCGGTGTCGGCGCGGCGCAGCAGGGTGTCCGCATCGCGGCCCTCTTCGGGGAACACCGCCACGCCGATGCTCAGCGTGACCCACAGCTGCAACTCGCCATGCGACACCGGATGCGCCATCGCCTGGCGCACCCGCTGCGCGGTCAGCTGCCAGGCGCCGTCGCGCACCTGCGGCAGCAGCACCACGAATTCATCGCCTCCCAGGCGCGCCACCGTGTCGCCGCCGCGCAAGGTGTTCTGCAGGCGCTCGGCCACGGCGCGCAGCACCGCATCGCCCACCTCGTGGCCATGGGCGTCGTTGACGCGCTTGAAATGGTCCAGGTCGATGAACAGCAGGGCCAGCCGCTCCTGGCGGTCTCCGGCGCGCTCGATCGCCCGGGCCAGGGTCTGTTCGAAGAAGCTGCGGTTGGGCAGGCCGGTCAGGAAGTCGTGCAGGGCATCGTGGCGGCTGCGGCGCTCGCGCTGGGCCACGGTTTCGTAGTTGCGCCGGAAGCCGCGCGCCAGCAGCACCAGCAGCAGCGACAGGGCCATGCCGCCGGTGGCCACCGCCAGGGGCAGCGGGCGCAGCCAGGGCAGGCCGGCATCGCGCTCGAAGGACAGGCGCCAGCGCCGTCCGCCCACGGTGAGTTCACGTTCGATCGGCGATGCCGGGCGTGCCAGCGGCCCGGCCTGCGGCGCGCTGTCGTAGAGCAGCGCCGCGTCGGACGAATGGTCGGCCAGGCCGATGTCCTCGATGCGCACGCGCCACCGGTGCTCGCCGGCGTCCAGCAGGCCGGCCATCATCAGCGGCAGGTCCAGCACCATGCCGAGCTGGCCGCGGTAGGTGCCGCGCCGCTGCTCCAGCGTGGTGACGCGGCTGCCGCGCTGGTAGACGGCGTAGCGCAGCAGCACCGCCCGGCCGCCCTGCACCAGGGCGGTCAGGCCCGACAGCTCGGGCCGGCCGCTGTCGCGGGCGCGCTCCTGCACCTCGCGCAGCGGCGGCGCCCAGCTGGCGTCGAAACCGAAGATGCGCGGGTTGGTCGGCACCGGCTCGCTGTAGAGGATGGGCATGTAGGCCGGGCGTTCGCCGGCCGGATGGATGGCGAAATCGGGATAGCCGCGCGCCGCCATGCTGCGGTCGGCGCGCGCGGCCGCCTCGAAGCGCTCGCGCTCGGCGGCCGGCACCAGCGGCGCGTACTGCAGGGCGACGACGGCGGGGAAACGCTCGGCGATCTGCTGGGTCTGGTACTGGTCGTGGAACTCGCTGCGCGACAGGCCGTCGCCCACCCTCAGCATGCCGCCGAAGCCCATGGCCAGGTCGAAATGGCGCTGGATGCGCTGGTTGGCCAGGTCCACCGTGCGGGCCACGGTCTGCTGCGCCGCCTGCGCGGCCACCGACTGCTCGCGCCAGCCCGCCGCCACCCAGGCGGCCAGGGTCAGGCCCAGCATGACGATGGGCAGCACGTCGGCCAGGCGCAGCACCCGCACGCGCGGCGGTGGCGCCGCGGCGGCGTCGGAGGCGGGCGATCTCAGGCGCCGTGGCACTTCTTGTATTTCTTGCCGCTGCCGCAGTGGCATGGATCGTTGCGGCCGGGCTCGTCCGACTTGCGGGCGGCCACCACACGCGGGCCGTAGCTCTTCCAGAACTTGCGCAGGTCGTACACCGCCCAGATGGCTTCGCCGAAGGCGTCGAGCCGGTCGTGGCTGATGCTGGGCGGGCCGTCCTCGGCGAACATGGGGATCTCCAGCGGGCCGTCGTCGGGCTCGGTCAGCTGATCGATGCAGTCCAGGGTCTCGTCGAGGATGGCAGCGGCTTCCTTGTCGCGCGGCGGCGCCCATTCCTCGGGCCAGGCCTGGGTGGCGGCGATGAAGCCCATGGCCCAGCCCTGGGCGATGGAGGGGATGTCCTCGGGCGCGATGTCCAGCCGCTCTTCCTCGGGCATGGAGGCGATGGCGCCCACCATGTCCAGCACTTCCGGCTGGTAGCTGGCCTCGTCTTCCAGGCTGTCCACCGGATGGTCGAGCGCCCAGGCGATCTCGTCGGCGCGGCGCTGCCACAGCTCGATGAAGCGGCGCTGCTGCACCGGGCCGGAGAAGACGCCGCTGTCGCTCTCCGACAGGGCGGCGCCGGGCGCGGGCGGCGCGGCGCCTTCGCCGAAGAGCTGGGGCAGGACTTCGTCCAGGCCCAGCGGACGGCGGCAGCAGACCACCGCGGCCAGGAAGCCGTCGCAGACCTCCCAGCTGGGGGTGTCGGGCTGGCGTTCGCGCAGGTCGTCGAGGATGTCGTCGAGCGCGTCGAAATCGTCGGGCGTCATCGGTTCGGGCATTTCGGCCGCGAGGGTGTCATCGGACATGGTGGCTACCTGGAAGAAGAAGAAAGCTGAAGGGGCCCGGCGGAGCGGGCACGCACTGAAGGCGGTCGGCGGGCGCGCGGATGGATTCGCACGGAAGACATCGTGGCCTCCTATCATCCGGCCCGGGCCGTGACGCGCGTCACCTTCGAAGCAGGCGATGCGCGCGAGAAGTCCGTATTTTACCGGCGCAGTCCAGGAGACCCCCCCGATGTCCACCATTCCCCGCGACCCAGCGCGCCCTTCCCTGCACGGGGCCCGCCGCGGCCTGGGCCGCTATCCGGTGCGCTACAGCGCCTTCGGACTGTGCCTGCTGGCCGTGCTGGTGCTGGCCTTCATCCACGACACGGCCAGCGCCTGGTGGTGGATCGCCACCGCGCTGGCGGTCGTGCTGTCGGTGGTGGGTTTCCGCGACCTGGCGCAGACGCGCCACGCCATCCTGCGCAACTACCCGGTTTTGGGGCACCTGCGTTTCTTCTTCGAATTCATCCGGCCGGAGATCCGCCAGTACTTCATCGAGAGCGACAACGAGACCCTGCCCTTCTCGCGCGCCCAGCGCTCCCTGGTCTACCAGCGCGCCAAGGGCGAGCCGGACAACCGGCCCTTCGGCACCCAGCTCGACGCCGGCCTGCAGGGCTACGAGTGGATCAACCATTCGATGTCGCCCAGCAAGCTGGCCAGCCACGATTTCCGGGTGTGGATCGGCGGCCGGCCCGGTGCGCCCTCCAGTTCGGTCGAGCCCTGCACCCAGCCCTACGAGGCCAGCGTGTTCAACATCTCGGCGATGAGTTTCGGCTCGCTGTCGGCCAACGCCATCCTGGCGCTGAACAAGGGCGCGGCGCAGGGCGGCTTCGCGCACGACACCGGCGAGGGCTCGATCTCGCGCCACCACCGGGTGCATGGCGGCGACCTGATCTGGGAGGTGGCCTCGGGCTACTTCGGCTGCCGCAACGACGACGGCAGCTTCAACGAGGAGAAGTTCACCGCCAACGCCCGCGAGCCGCAGGTGAAGATGATCGAGATCAAGCTCAGCCAGGGCGCCAAGCCGGGCCACGGCGGCATCCTGCCGGGCACCAAGGTGACGCCCGAGATCGCCGAGGCGCGCGGCGTGCCGGTGGGGGTGGACTGCATCTCGCCGTCCTCGCACAGCGCCTTCTCCACGCCGGTCGAGATGATGCATTTCATCGTGCGGCTGCGGCGCCTGTCGGGCGGCAAGCCGGTGGGCTTCAAGTTCTGCCTGGGCCATCCCTGGGAATGGTTCGCGCTGGTCAAGGCCATGCTGCAGACCGGCATCACGCCGGACTTCATCGTGGTCGACGGCGCCGAGGGCGGCACCGGCGCCGCGCCGGTCGAGTTCACCGACCACGTCGGCGCGCCGGTGCAGGAAGGCCTGCTGCTGGTGCACAACACCCTGGTCGGCGCCGGCCTGCGCAAGCGCATCAGCCTGGGCTGCGCCGGCAAGGTGATCAGCGCCTTCGACATCGCAC contains the following coding sequences:
- a CDS encoding diguanylate cyclase domain-containing protein yields the protein MPRRLRSPASDAAAAPPPRVRVLRLADVLPIVMLGLTLAAWVAAGWREQSVAAQAAQQTVARTVDLANQRIQRHFDLAMGFGGMLRVGDGLSRSEFHDQYQTQQIAERFPAVVALQYAPLVPAAERERFEAAARADRSMAARGYPDFAIHPAGERPAYMPILYSEPVPTNPRIFGFDASWAPPLREVQERARDSGRPELSGLTALVQGGRAVLLRYAVYQRGSRVTTLEQRRGTYRGQLGMVLDLPLMMAGLLDAGEHRWRVRIEDIGLADHSSDAALLYDSAPQAGPLARPASPIERELTVGGRRWRLSFERDAGLPWLRPLPLAVATGGMALSLLLVLLARGFRRNYETVAQRERRSRHDALHDFLTGLPNRSFFEQTLARAIERAGDRQERLALLFIDLDHFKRVNDAHGHEVGDAVLRAVAERLQNTLRGGDTVARLGGDEFVVLLPQVRDGAWQLTAQRVRQAMAHPVSHGELQLWVTLSIGVAVFPEEGRDADTLLRRADTAMYRAKRGQPD
- a CDS encoding YecA/YgfB family protein codes for the protein MSDDTLAAEMPEPMTPDDFDALDDILDDLRERQPDTPSWEVCDGFLAAVVCCRRPLGLDEVLPQLFGEGAAPPAPGAALSESDSGVFSGPVQQRRFIELWQRRADEIAWALDHPVDSLEDEASYQPEVLDMVGAIASMPEEERLDIAPEDIPSIAQGWAMGFIAATQAWPEEWAPPRDKEAAAILDETLDCIDQLTEPDDGPLEIPMFAEDGPPSISHDRLDAFGEAIWAVYDLRKFWKSYGPRVVAARKSDEPGRNDPCHCGSGKKYKKCHGA
- a CDS encoding FMN-binding glutamate synthase family protein produces the protein MSTIPRDPARPSLHGARRGLGRYPVRYSAFGLCLLAVLVLAFIHDTASAWWWIATALAVVLSVVGFRDLAQTRHAILRNYPVLGHLRFFFEFIRPEIRQYFIESDNETLPFSRAQRSLVYQRAKGEPDNRPFGTQLDAGLQGYEWINHSMSPSKLASHDFRVWIGGRPGAPSSSVEPCTQPYEASVFNISAMSFGSLSANAILALNKGAAQGGFAHDTGEGSISRHHRVHGGDLIWEVASGYFGCRNDDGSFNEEKFTANAREPQVKMIEIKLSQGAKPGHGGILPGTKVTPEIAEARGVPVGVDCISPSSHSAFSTPVEMMHFIVRLRRLSGGKPVGFKFCLGHPWEWFALVKAMLQTGITPDFIVVDGAEGGTGAAPVEFTDHVGAPVQEGLLLVHNTLVGAGLRKRISLGCAGKVISAFDIARYMALGADWCNAGRGFMLALGCIQAQTCHTGNCPTGVTTQDPQRQQALVVPDKAERVTRFHHHTLEALKELVQAAGLEHPQQITAHHIVRRVTDTEVRLLSNLLLQVEAGALLGPLDELPTVFRLYWPLASADSFRAQEAVPGPAPQHAGATLPTAVLAPRSSL
- a CDS encoding CinA family protein, with protein sequence MENDLLEDTDRAAAALWEPLAELLLARGWMLATAESCTGGLIAGGCTSLAGSSRWFERGFVSYSNDAKHDLLGVDPALIAAHGAVSGEVAQAMAGGAIAHSAAQVAVAVTGVAGPGGGTEAKPVGLVWFGFALPDGRVVSESQRFAGDRAAVRSATVRHARERLLALLRS